From Polaribacter butkevichii, a single genomic window includes:
- the gyrB gene encoding DNA topoisomerase (ATP-hydrolyzing) subunit B, which yields MSEENKNNYDASSIQALEGMEHVRMRPSMYIGDVGIRGLHHLVYEVVDNSIDEAMGGYCDTIDVTINEDNSITTKDNGRGIPVGIHKKEGVSALQVVMTKIGAGGKFDKDSYKVSGGLHGVGVSCVNALSDHLRATVHKEGKVWEQEYEKGKALYPVKTIGETDFTGTIVTFLPDKSIFKQTTEFNYETLSTRMRELSFLNKGITITLTDRRNTDDEGNFISEVFHSDEGLPEFIKYLDSTREQLIGSVISMEGEKNGIPVEVAMVYNTSYAENLHSYVNNINTHEGGTHLSGFRRGLTGTLKKYADESGLLKNVKFDIAGDDFREGLTAIVSVKVQEPQFEGQTKTKLGNREVTSAVSQAVSEMLADYLEENPNDAKIIVQKVILAATARHAARKAREMVQRKTVMSIGGLPGKLSDCSETDPAQCEIFLVEGDSAGGTAKQGRDRNFQAILPLRGKILNVEKAMQHKVFENEEIKNMFTALGVSIGTEEDPRALNLSKVRYHKVVIMCDADVDGSHIATLILTFFFRYMREMVEQGYIYIATPPLYLVKKGQKREYAWDDNQRDVIAQQMGGNVAIQRYKGLGEMNAEQLWDTTMNPEFRTLRKVVIDSPTEADRVFSMLMGDDVPPRRDFIERNAKYANIDV from the coding sequence ATGAGCGAAGAGAATAAAAATAATTATGACGCTTCCAGTATTCAGGCACTGGAAGGAATGGAACACGTAAGAATGCGTCCTTCCATGTATATTGGAGACGTAGGAATACGTGGTTTACACCACTTAGTATACGAAGTTGTAGACAACTCTATTGATGAAGCAATGGGAGGTTATTGTGATACAATTGATGTTACCATAAATGAAGACAACTCAATTACAACCAAAGATAACGGTCGTGGTATTCCTGTAGGAATCCATAAAAAAGAAGGCGTTTCTGCACTACAAGTTGTAATGACAAAAATTGGTGCCGGTGGTAAATTCGACAAAGATTCTTATAAAGTTTCTGGTGGTTTACACGGTGTTGGTGTTTCTTGTGTAAATGCATTATCAGATCATTTAAGAGCAACTGTACACAAAGAAGGAAAAGTTTGGGAACAAGAATACGAAAAAGGTAAAGCTTTATATCCTGTTAAAACTATTGGAGAAACAGATTTTACAGGTACAATTGTTACTTTTTTACCAGACAAATCTATCTTTAAGCAAACCACAGAATTCAACTACGAGACTTTGTCTACTCGTATGCGTGAATTATCTTTTTTAAATAAAGGTATTACCATTACATTAACAGACAGAAGAAATACAGATGATGAAGGAAACTTTATATCAGAAGTTTTTCATTCTGATGAAGGTTTACCAGAATTTATTAAATATTTAGATTCTACACGTGAGCAATTAATTGGTTCTGTAATTTCTATGGAAGGTGAGAAAAACGGTATTCCTGTAGAAGTTGCCATGGTATACAACACCTCTTATGCAGAAAACCTACATTCTTATGTAAACAACATTAATACACACGAAGGTGGAACACACTTATCTGGTTTTAGACGTGGTTTAACAGGAACTTTAAAAAAGTATGCTGATGAATCTGGCTTACTTAAAAATGTAAAATTTGATATTGCTGGTGATGATTTCCGTGAAGGATTAACCGCTATTGTTTCTGTAAAAGTACAAGAACCACAGTTTGAAGGGCAAACAAAAACAAAATTAGGTAACAGAGAGGTAACTTCTGCAGTTTCGCAAGCAGTATCAGAAATGTTAGCTGATTACTTAGAAGAAAACCCGAATGATGCAAAAATCATCGTTCAGAAAGTAATTTTAGCAGCAACCGCAAGACACGCAGCACGTAAGGCCAGAGAAATGGTACAACGTAAAACGGTAATGTCTATTGGTGGTTTACCTGGTAAATTATCTGACTGTTCTGAAACAGACCCAGCACAATGTGAAATTTTCTTAGTTGAGGGAGATTCGGCAGGTGGAACAGCAAAACAAGGTAGAGATAGAAACTTTCAAGCCATTTTACCATTACGTGGTAAGATTTTGAATGTAGAAAAAGCAATGCAACACAAAGTTTTTGAAAACGAAGAGATCAAAAATATGTTTACTGCTTTAGGTGTTTCTATTGGTACAGAAGAAGACCCAAGAGCCTTAAACTTATCTAAAGTACGTTATCATAAAGTAGTTATTATGTGTGATGCCGATGTAGATGGATCGCATATTGCTACCTTAATATTAACGTTCTTTTTTAGATACATGAGAGAAATGGTAGAGCAAGGTTATATTTACATTGCAACACCACCATTATACTTAGTTAAAAAAGGTCAAAAAAGAGAATACGCTTGGGATGATAATCAACGTGATGTTATTGCACAGCAAATGGGTGGTAATGTTGCTATTCAAAGATATAAAGGTCTTGGAGAGATGAACGCAGAACAACTTTGGGACACTACCATGAATCCTGAATTTAGAACCTTACGTAAAGTGGTAATCGACAGTCCTACAGAAGCAGATAGAGTTTTCTCTATGCTAATGGGAGACGATGTTCCGCCTCGTAGAGATTTTATAGAAAGAAATGCAAAATACGCTAATATAGACGTATAA
- a CDS encoding TonB-dependent receptor — MHFKFLFTFLTLFSLISIKAQDVSVLKGTITTEQGEPIVGANVYIKKLSLGATSNENGEFILEKIANASYVVEVSYLGYNTIIKKVLISNSETIENFSLKESSYMLEGVVVTSQKREQKNKDVPIAITSYGTDFIENQGTFEYDALSEYVPGFQVQIQSVNNPGIVIRGITSDSGDSRVEPRVSIFQDGVSISKSRGSVVELYDIERVEVLKGPQGTLFGRGAQIGAMHIIQNKAKNETSGAVKVGYGNYNQVLTTGYYNTPLVDDKLFFRAAAIYNSRDGFIENVSGGDLNGKETLAFRTSFKYLINDNTTLDVIANWQKDTPPGTSFKSGTYAPIGGDTNPNTFADLERGEELGLDRTVYGVTGILKHELNDVWGVTSTTAYRQFDSNEAFDADGTAAPALYFREIAKGKQFSQEVRFNFDTDEKFRGFFGGNFFFEDGSQEVPWELDERSFGVLLLNPTAFVVNGVPTLLSNIPNDSATFGAIAGAPLSSYNKETYTNFGKNYSGDVFADASYDVTDKLSITLGLRATWENINAAYQVEDAATPSNLGYLTGNHPNVLFASTNGEKIEASDNFLSAVGRFAVNYDVNDNITFFGTAARGRRPNVISVTATETNILSDETVMSYEVGAKSLFLNNRLQFDINGYMYDYSNFQTTITKFEDGKLVSTPEDSGNASTFGFEAATQFAFTKSSSFFANYGYIDASFDDKDANGNEQALAGNTFRLTPKHSFSLGFNINPKINKNLDFFFRPTYTYKSKVFFEETNLPNISQEGYGILNYKVGLTINKMYELGFYMNNALDKQYIIDAGNTGGAFGIPTFIAGPPRFFGAQLKIKF; from the coding sequence ATGCATTTTAAATTTTTATTTACTTTTTTAACACTCTTTAGTTTAATTAGTATAAAGGCACAAGATGTTAGCGTATTAAAAGGAACTATAACCACAGAGCAAGGAGAACCTATTGTGGGGGCAAATGTTTATATAAAAAAATTGTCTTTAGGTGCAACTTCTAATGAAAATGGAGAATTTATATTAGAGAAAATTGCAAATGCGTCTTATGTTGTTGAAGTTTCATATTTAGGATATAATACAATTATAAAGAAAGTATTAATTAGTAATTCAGAAACAATTGAAAACTTTAGTTTAAAAGAAAGTTCATATATGTTAGAAGGTGTTGTGGTAACATCTCAGAAAAGAGAGCAAAAGAATAAAGATGTTCCAATTGCTATTACTTCTTACGGAACAGATTTTATAGAAAATCAAGGGACTTTTGAGTATGATGCTTTATCAGAATATGTACCTGGTTTTCAAGTGCAGATTCAAAGTGTTAATAATCCCGGAATTGTTATTAGAGGAATTACAAGTGATAGTGGAGATTCTAGAGTAGAACCAAGAGTTTCTATCTTTCAAGACGGAGTTTCAATTAGTAAATCTAGAGGATCTGTTGTAGAATTGTATGATATTGAACGTGTAGAGGTTTTAAAAGGTCCGCAAGGAACCTTGTTTGGTAGAGGAGCACAAATTGGTGCCATGCATATCATACAAAATAAAGCAAAAAATGAAACATCTGGAGCTGTAAAAGTTGGTTATGGTAATTACAATCAGGTTTTAACAACAGGGTATTACAATACACCTTTGGTGGATGATAAATTGTTTTTTAGAGCTGCCGCAATTTACAATTCTAGAGATGGTTTTATCGAAAATGTTTCTGGTGGAGATTTAAACGGAAAAGAAACACTTGCTTTTAGAACATCATTTAAATATCTAATAAATGATAATACAACTTTAGATGTTATTGCAAACTGGCAAAAAGATACGCCTCCTGGTACTTCTTTTAAAAGTGGAACTTATGCGCCAATTGGTGGCGATACAAACCCAAATACTTTTGCTGATTTAGAAAGAGGAGAAGAATTAGGTTTAGATAGAACTGTTTACGGTGTTACAGGTATTTTAAAACATGAGCTGAATGATGTTTGGGGTGTTACTTCTACAACCGCTTATAGACAATTTGATTCTAATGAAGCTTTTGATGCTGATGGAACTGCGGCTCCTGCTCTTTATTTTAGAGAAATTGCTAAAGGAAAACAATTTAGTCAAGAGGTTCGATTTAATTTTGATACAGATGAGAAGTTTAGAGGTTTCTTTGGTGGAAATTTTTTCTTTGAAGATGGTTCGCAAGAAGTACCATGGGAATTGGATGAGAGAAGTTTTGGTGTGTTACTTTTAAATCCTACTGCTTTTGTTGTGAATGGTGTGCCAACTTTGTTGTCAAACATACCTAATGATTCTGCAACATTTGGTGCAATAGCAGGTGCTCCTTTAAGTTCTTATAATAAAGAAACGTATACTAATTTTGGTAAAAATTATTCTGGCGATGTTTTTGCGGATGCTTCTTATGATGTTACAGATAAATTATCGATTACTTTAGGGTTAAGAGCTACTTGGGAAAACATTAATGCGGCTTATCAAGTAGAAGATGCTGCTACTCCTTCTAATTTAGGGTATTTAACAGGAAATCATCCAAATGTATTATTTGCAAGTACCAACGGAGAAAAGATAGAAGCAAGTGATAATTTTTTATCAGCAGTTGGTCGTTTCGCAGTAAATTATGATGTGAATGATAATATTACTTTTTTCGGAACAGCTGCAAGAGGAAGAAGACCTAACGTTATTAGTGTTACAGCAACGGAAACAAATATATTATCTGATGAAACAGTAATGTCTTATGAGGTTGGTGCAAAATCGTTGTTCTTAAATAATAGATTACAGTTTGATATCAATGGGTATATGTATGATTATTCTAATTTTCAAACAACAATTACCAAGTTTGAAGATGGAAAACTTGTGTCTACGCCAGAGGATAGTGGAAATGCAAGTACATTTGGTTTTGAAGCAGCTACGCAATTTGCTTTTACAAAAAGTAGCAGTTTCTTTGCAAACTATGGGTATATAGATGCTTCTTTTGATGATAAAGATGCTAATGGAAATGAACAAGCTTTAGCTGGAAATACATTTAGATTAACCCCTAAGCACTCATTCTCTTTAGGTTTTAATATCAACCCAAAAATCAACAAAAATTTAGATTTCTTTTTTAGACCAACATATACCTATAAGTCTAAAGTGTTTTTTGAAGAAACCAATTTACCTAATATTTCACAAGAGGGTTATGGAATTTTAAATTATAAAGTAGGGCTTACTATAAACAAAATGTATGAGCTAGGTTTTTATATGAACAATGCTTTGGATAAACAATACATTATTGATGCAGGTAATACAGGTGGTGCTTTCGGAATTCCGACTTTTATTGCTGGTCCACCAAGGTTCTTTGGAGCGCAATTAAAAATAAAATTTTAA
- the gatB/aspS gene encoding bifunctional amidotransferase subunit GatB/aspartate--tRNA ligase AspS — protein sequence MELEQLNELIKKHDLELVIGIETHVRLNTKTKLFCSCANQEIEQPNQNICSVCTGQMGVLPSINKEAITKAIYFGKAVKSTFSNEVISWDRKHYEYPDNPKNIQITQFHNPVIPDGQVSCYRNDGSQFTVSLTQVHIEEDAAKLMHEKKISLVDFNKAGVPLIEIVTDPCIRHIEDASTYAQYIQRIVQNLKISEANLEKGEFKSDVSVSLRKKHTYDLNPRTEIKNLNSFKFMVDALKEEIEKQLSYYVENKAFRPDQTTVLWDADLKQTKTMRKKEFEADYRFISEPDLPFVNIKKVVESIDVDISSLPFAVESILINGGVLPQDAKFFTADSLRSEVFVAINNKINDASFVAKTLVNNIGADEYENIHSVDQLIEIFQLFKDDKITSVLVQNGITSYLKDRTFDYKKYFEDNTISEDKIKDAVAKVVSENEATANDIKAGNQGKAGILVGKVIGIIGKGASGKVIRQEILNACSADVITTTSAAVADESKATSDQPKAKIEEETLPQVPIIIKEEYRTHKISQLSEDSINDEVTLSGWVSSVRDHGELIFIDLRDSSNQVFQVRLSRETFPNLDELVKLKSESVISVTGVVVKRNEDDYNAGLRTGKLELETSALDILNLSKTLPFEIKRAMKSNENVRFQYKFLDHRNDEVRKAIVNRHRVIKLMRDILDEEEFLEIETPILTAGTDEGAREFIVPTRKQAGSFYTLPQAPQQFKQMLMVGGFEKYFQIARCFRDEDSRGDRQPEFTQLDIEMAYASMQQIIDLNTKMFNEIVKKIYGKKWVLHPFEVITYKNAMDKYGCDRPDLRYGLQMQDITDIVKDTTFQVFSKPIEEGGIVKCIKVSAAEQGNKRASKGQIENLTAIAQQNGLGGLAYIIVNENDLQSPIIKFLGEEIAANIIKATDAKVGDIVFFSAADYATANKALDAVRQEMGRIFKLINPKELRPAWVVDFPMFEKTDEGRWTFTHNPFSMPAIYDLEKHMTGEGEEIGTIIAQQYDLILNGYEIGGGSVRAHKAEILEATYKNMGYDKEEMMKSVGTMYKAFQYGAPPHGGIAWGVDRLMMILEKKASIREVMAFPKTGSSEDLLFNAPSILSDKKVEEMNVRIIRK from the coding sequence ATGGAACTGGAACAATTAAATGAGCTTATAAAAAAGCACGACTTAGAGTTAGTAATCGGTATTGAAACTCACGTTCGATTAAATACAAAAACAAAGTTATTCTGCTCTTGTGCAAATCAAGAAATAGAACAACCAAACCAAAATATCTGTTCAGTTTGTACAGGGCAAATGGGGGTTTTACCTTCTATAAATAAAGAGGCAATTACAAAAGCTATTTATTTTGGAAAAGCAGTAAAATCTACTTTTTCTAATGAAGTTATTTCTTGGGATCGTAAACATTATGAATACCCAGATAATCCAAAGAACATTCAGATTACACAGTTTCATAATCCTGTAATACCAGATGGACAAGTTTCTTGTTATAGAAATGATGGTTCGCAATTTACAGTGAGCTTAACGCAAGTTCACATAGAGGAAGATGCTGCAAAATTAATGCACGAAAAGAAAATTTCTTTAGTAGATTTTAACAAAGCAGGAGTTCCGTTAATAGAAATTGTAACAGATCCTTGTATTCGTCATATAGAAGATGCATCTACGTATGCACAGTATATTCAAAGAATTGTTCAGAATTTAAAAATATCTGAAGCTAACTTAGAAAAAGGGGAGTTTAAATCGGATGTTTCTGTATCGCTTCGTAAAAAACACACGTATGATTTAAACCCAAGAACAGAAATCAAAAACTTAAATTCTTTTAAGTTTATGGTAGATGCTTTAAAGGAAGAAATTGAAAAGCAATTAAGTTATTACGTAGAAAATAAGGCATTTAGACCAGACCAAACAACGGTTTTATGGGATGCAGATTTAAAGCAGACTAAAACCATGCGTAAAAAGGAGTTTGAGGCAGATTATCGTTTTATTTCTGAGCCAGATTTACCTTTTGTCAACATTAAAAAAGTAGTAGAAAGTATCGATGTAGATATCAGTTCATTGCCTTTTGCAGTAGAATCTATTTTGATAAATGGGGGTGTTTTACCACAAGATGCTAAGTTTTTTACTGCAGATTCTTTGCGTTCAGAAGTTTTTGTTGCTATCAATAATAAAATAAATGATGCTTCTTTCGTTGCCAAAACATTGGTAAATAATATTGGTGCAGATGAATATGAGAATATTCATAGTGTTGATCAATTAATTGAGATTTTTCAATTATTTAAAGACGATAAAATAACGTCAGTTTTAGTGCAAAACGGAATTACATCGTATTTAAAAGATAGAACTTTCGATTATAAAAAGTACTTTGAAGACAATACAATTTCTGAAGATAAAATTAAAGATGCCGTTGCAAAAGTAGTTTCAGAAAATGAAGCAACTGCAAACGATATTAAAGCAGGAAACCAAGGTAAAGCAGGTATTCTTGTTGGTAAAGTTATTGGTATTATTGGTAAAGGAGCTTCAGGGAAAGTAATTCGTCAAGAAATATTAAATGCTTGTTCTGCGGATGTTATAACGACTACGAGTGCAGCTGTAGCTGATGAGTCAAAAGCAACTAGCGATCAGCCAAAAGCAAAAATAGAAGAAGAAACGTTACCTCAAGTTCCGATTATTATAAAAGAGGAATATAGAACTCATAAAATTTCTCAATTATCGGAAGACTCAATTAATGATGAGGTTACTTTATCTGGTTGGGTTTCTAGTGTTAGAGATCATGGTGAATTAATTTTTATTGATTTACGCGATTCTAGCAATCAAGTTTTTCAAGTACGTTTAAGTAGAGAAACATTTCCTAACTTAGATGAGCTTGTAAAGTTAAAATCAGAATCTGTAATTTCTGTTACCGGAGTTGTAGTTAAAAGAAATGAAGATGATTATAACGCAGGTTTAAGAACTGGTAAATTAGAATTAGAAACGTCTGCTTTAGATATTTTAAACTTATCTAAAACGCTTCCTTTTGAAATAAAAAGAGCGATGAAATCGAACGAGAATGTTCGTTTTCAATATAAGTTTTTAGATCATAGAAATGATGAGGTTCGTAAAGCTATTGTGAACCGTCATAGAGTAATCAAGCTAATGCGTGATATCTTAGACGAAGAAGAGTTTTTAGAAATTGAAACGCCTATTTTAACGGCTGGTACAGACGAAGGAGCAAGAGAATTTATTGTGCCTACAAGAAAACAAGCGGGTTCTTTTTACACGCTTCCGCAAGCGCCACAACAATTTAAACAAATGTTAATGGTGGGTGGTTTTGAAAAATATTTTCAAATAGCACGTTGCTTTAGAGATGAAGATTCTCGTGGAGACAGACAACCAGAGTTTACACAATTAGATATAGAAATGGCATACGCAAGTATGCAGCAAATTATCGATTTAAATACCAAAATGTTTAATGAGATTGTGAAGAAAATCTATGGTAAAAAATGGGTTTTACATCCTTTTGAAGTAATTACGTATAAAAACGCAATGGATAAATATGGTTGTGATAGACCCGATTTACGTTACGGATTGCAAATGCAAGACATTACGGATATTGTAAAAGATACCACATTCCAAGTTTTTAGCAAACCAATTGAAGAAGGCGGAATTGTAAAATGTATTAAAGTTTCTGCAGCTGAACAAGGAAATAAAAGAGCTTCTAAAGGGCAAATTGAAAACTTAACTGCAATTGCACAACAAAATGGATTAGGTGGTTTGGCATATATTATTGTAAATGAAAATGATTTACAGTCGCCAATTATTAAGTTTTTAGGAGAAGAAATTGCAGCAAATATTATAAAAGCTACAGATGCTAAAGTTGGTGATATTGTATTTTTCTCAGCAGCAGATTATGCAACAGCAAACAAAGCATTAGATGCTGTTCGTCAAGAAATGGGACGCATTTTTAAATTGATAAATCCTAAAGAATTAAGACCAGCGTGGGTGGTAGATTTTCCAATGTTTGAAAAAACAGATGAAGGAAGATGGACATTTACACACAACCCTTTTTCTATGCCAGCAATCTATGACTTAGAAAAGCACATGACTGGAGAAGGAGAAGAAATAGGAACTATTATAGCGCAACAATACGATTTAATCTTAAACGGTTATGAGATTGGTGGAGGTTCTGTGCGTGCACATAAGGCAGAAATTTTAGAAGCAACCTATAAAAATATGGGTTATGATAAAGAAGAAATGATGAAAAGTGTGGGTACAATGTACAAAGCTTTTCAGTATGGAGCGCCACCACACGGAGGAATTGCTTGGGGAGTAGATAGATTAATGATGATTTTAGAAAAGAAAGCTTCTATTAGAGAAGTAATGGCTTTCCCTAAAACAGGATCATCAGAAGATTTATTGTTTAATGCACCTTCAATTTTATCTGATAAAAAGGTAGAAGAAATGAATGTTAGAATTATAAGGAAATAG
- a CDS encoding glycerophosphodiester phosphodiesterase family protein: MKKNILSFLFLILFITVVKGQEVVNLAALEKSINDKEAHVKGMKSGNEARIIWSENYKEKQSPIAFVYLHGFGASGREGEPVMSMLSKKYNANVYLSRLKEHGLGRDDNFINLTPENYIASAKEALEIGKKIGKKVILVSTSTGGTLSLKLASEDASILGLVMYSPFIGLKNPAFAAIVTPEGKAGFIKMNHGEIIKQKRPEEEAKYWSTSYHVNGYEALIKMLISNMTPQTFSKVKIPVFVGYYYKNEEEQDQVVSVDAILKMYEGIGTSVDKKKKVAFPKAGNHVIACDLRSNDWESVYNETVAFIDATILEKKQQYDFELQGHRGARGLSPENTMQAFEKALNLGVNTIELDVVISKDNKVVVSHEPWLNDEITLDAKGNRITKKDAAAFNMYKNKYQKIKKYDVGSLGNPKFPEQEKVAAYKPLLSEVIAFAETKNTEILYNIEIKSTPTDEKDGFQPTVAKFSDLVIAQLKKAKLPVERIVIQSFDPRVLEYIHKTYPEFTLAFLTYQNDFKTNMQMLSFVPAIYSPYFVLLNKEEVANIQKNNMRVIPWTVNKKEDMINLLNMGVDGLITDYPNIAIPLRK; this comes from the coding sequence ATGAAAAAAAATATTTTATCGTTTCTTTTTTTAATACTGTTTATTACTGTTGTTAAAGGACAAGAAGTTGTAAATTTAGCTGCTTTAGAAAAAAGTATAAATGATAAAGAAGCTCATGTTAAAGGAATGAAATCAGGAAATGAAGCCAGAATTATTTGGTCAGAAAATTATAAGGAAAAACAATCTCCTATAGCGTTTGTGTATTTACATGGTTTTGGTGCAAGTGGTAGAGAAGGGGAGCCGGTAATGAGCATGCTTTCTAAGAAATACAATGCAAATGTTTACCTATCTCGTTTAAAAGAACATGGTTTGGGTAGAGATGATAACTTTATAAATTTAACACCAGAAAATTATATCGCTTCTGCTAAAGAAGCTTTAGAAATAGGAAAAAAGATTGGTAAGAAAGTTATTTTAGTAAGTACATCAACAGGTGGAACTTTAAGTTTAAAATTAGCATCAGAAGATGCTTCTATTTTAGGATTGGTAATGTATTCTCCGTTTATCGGACTTAAAAATCCTGCATTTGCAGCCATTGTAACTCCAGAAGGAAAAGCCGGATTTATAAAAATGAATCACGGTGAAATTATCAAGCAAAAAAGACCTGAAGAAGAAGCTAAATATTGGTCTACTTCTTATCATGTTAATGGGTATGAAGCTTTAATAAAAATGTTAATCAGCAACATGACTCCGCAAACATTCTCTAAAGTTAAGATTCCTGTTTTTGTAGGGTATTATTATAAGAATGAAGAAGAACAAGATCAGGTAGTTTCTGTGGATGCAATTCTAAAAATGTATGAGGGTATAGGTACTTCTGTTGATAAAAAAAAGAAAGTAGCTTTTCCGAAAGCCGGAAATCATGTAATTGCGTGTGATTTAAGATCGAATGATTGGGAGAGTGTATACAATGAAACTGTAGCTTTTATTGATGCAACTATTTTAGAGAAAAAGCAGCAATATGATTTTGAATTGCAAGGGCATAGAGGTGCAAGAGGTTTATCACCAGAAAATACAATGCAAGCTTTTGAAAAAGCATTAAATTTAGGTGTAAATACCATAGAGTTAGATGTGGTTATTAGTAAAGACAACAAAGTAGTGGTTTCTCATGAGCCTTGGTTGAATGATGAAATTACGTTAGATGCCAAAGGAAATCGTATTACAAAAAAAGATGCTGCTGCTTTTAATATGTATAAAAATAAGTATCAGAAAATAAAGAAATATGATGTTGGTTCATTAGGGAATCCTAAGTTCCCTGAGCAAGAAAAAGTTGCTGCTTACAAGCCCTTGTTGTCTGAAGTAATTGCTTTTGCTGAAACTAAAAACACTGAAATTCTTTATAATATAGAAATTAAAAGTACGCCTACGGATGAAAAAGATGGATTTCAACCTACTGTAGCTAAATTTTCAGATCTTGTAATAGCGCAATTAAAAAAAGCAAAATTACCTGTAGAAAGAATCGTTATTCAAAGTTTTGATCCTAGGGTTTTAGAATATATTCATAAAACGTATCCAGAATTTACGTTGGCATTTTTAACGTATCAGAATGATTTTAAAACAAACATGCAGATGTTAAGTTTTGTGCCAGCAATTTATAGTCCATATTTTGTGTTGTTAAATAAAGAGGAGGTTGCTAATATTCAGAAAAATAATATGAGAGTTATTCCTTGGACAGTAAATAAGAAAGAAGATATGATTAACTTGTTAAATATGGGGGTAGATGGTTTAATTACAGATTATCCTAATATTGCAATTCCTTTAAGAAAGTAA
- a CDS encoding amidase family protein, producing MESQIHKIHQQLVNKEISCTKLVQERLDLLKSNTHNTVNSLLDTLALELAAKVDAKIASGQEIGLLEGIPFGIKDVYMVQGTLTTASSDLLKKYKSPYTATAIQKLFDAGAIPLVKENCDSFGHGSSSENTIFGAVKNAINTDLVSGGSSGGSAVNVAKDFTVFSIGGDTGGSVRQPAGYNNVYGLKPTYGRISRYGLMAYASSTDCVGPIAKSIEDIRIVLNVMSGKDIKDQTTYQSEAISEATILNADEIKTVGYFKNFIENDAIDAKVKADFLATIEKIKAKGIEVKELDFFESDTLVSTYYTLAMAETASNLSRLDGTNYGNRIEGDTLKDTYSITRLENFSEESKRRIVGGNQVLSQGFSDEIYLKGLNVRDQIIANFEKDFKEVAIILSPVTPNSPPKIGDSLKDPLAMYLSDAYTVGFSLGQLPTLTVPQGTETGLQITAAKNNDELVLKFANFLKDTI from the coding sequence ATGGAATCGCAAATACATAAAATTCACCAACAATTGGTGAACAAAGAAATTTCGTGTACAAAACTGGTACAAGAAAGATTAGATTTATTAAAATCGAACACACACAATACCGTCAATTCACTTTTAGATACCTTGGCGCTAGAATTAGCTGCTAAAGTAGATGCTAAAATTGCAAGCGGACAAGAAATTGGTTTGTTAGAGGGAATTCCGTTCGGAATTAAAGACGTGTACATGGTACAAGGAACTTTAACAACGGCGAGTTCAGATTTATTAAAAAAGTACAAATCGCCTTACACGGCAACTGCCATTCAAAAATTATTTGATGCAGGCGCAATACCATTAGTAAAAGAAAATTGTGATTCTTTTGGACACGGTTCTTCTTCTGAAAACACCATTTTCGGAGCCGTTAAAAACGCAATCAATACAGATTTAGTTTCTGGAGGTTCTAGTGGGGGTTCTGCAGTAAATGTAGCCAAAGATTTTACGGTATTTTCAATTGGTGGAGATACAGGAGGTTCTGTTCGTCAACCGGCAGGTTATAATAATGTCTACGGATTAAAACCAACGTACGGAAGAATTTCTAGATACGGATTAATGGCGTACGCATCGTCTACAGATTGTGTTGGCCCAATTGCAAAATCGATTGAAGATATTAGAATTGTTTTAAATGTGATGAGTGGTAAGGATATTAAAGATCAAACCACGTATCAATCGGAAGCAATCTCTGAAGCAACTATTTTAAATGCTGATGAAATAAAAACTGTTGGATACTTTAAAAATTTCATCGAAAATGATGCGATTGATGCAAAAGTAAAAGCGGATTTTTTAGCAACCATAGAAAAAATAAAAGCCAAAGGAATTGAAGTAAAAGAATTAGATTTCTTTGAGTCTGACACCTTAGTTTCTACCTACTATACTTTAGCAATGGCAGAAACAGCATCGAATCTATCTAGATTAGATGGTACCAATTACGGAAACAGAATAGAAGGCGATACTTTAAAAGATACATATTCTATTACACGTTTAGAAAATTTCTCGGAAGAATCTAAACGTAGAATTGTTGGTGGGAACCAAGTATTATCTCAAGGTTTTTCTGATGAAATTTACTTAAAAGGATTAAATGTAAGAGATCAAATTATAGCTAATTTTGAAAAAGATTTTAAAGAAGTTGCTATTATTTTATCACCAGTAACACCAAATTCGCCACCAAAAATTGGCGATAGTTTAAAAGATCCTTTAGCAATGTATTTGTCGGATGCCTATACGGTTGGTTTTAGTTTAGGGCAATTGCCAACGTTAACCGTGCCACAAGGAACAGAAACAGGATTACAAATTACGGCAGCAAAAAATAATGACGAACTTGTTTTGAAGTTTGCTAACTTCTTAAAAGATACGATATAA